One Helianthus annuus cultivar XRQ/B chromosome 12, HanXRQr2.0-SUNRISE, whole genome shotgun sequence genomic region harbors:
- the LOC110896629 gene encoding transcription factor bHLH75 produces MEGFTSSFHSFKPSFPFIDVDQNMVLLNQFSIQYDNSNMSSQTIMGLPNDNFFCQQVLPSMDHQFMQNFQQGFQHEHKNAKMIPEAVPVENRKRKTMDVSSSSSGNSSSHPLTESGIDEKKYQSSRKGKKMKPCDSGEAPKEVVHVRARRGQATDSHSIAERVRRGKINERLRCLQDIVPGCYKSMGMAVMLDEIINYVQSLQNQVEFLSLKLTEASRFHNLDSVLTHMDHFQMGNVINGAKMQRPEEREEIGPVDRSFG; encoded by the exons ATGGAGGGTTTCACTTCAAGTTTCCATAGCTTTAAACCCTCGTTTCCTTTTATAGATGTTGATCAAAACATGGTGTTACTTAACCAGTTTTCAATCCAATATGACAATTCAAACATGAGTTCTCAAACCATCATGGGGCTTCCAAATGACAATTTTTTCTGTCAACAAGTATTGCCGTCTATGGATCATCAATTCATGCAAAACTTTCAACAAGGTTTTCAACATGAACATAAGAatgccaagatgattccggaggCGGTTCCTGTTGAAAATCGGAAGAGAAAAACAATGGATGTATCGTCAAGCAGTTCGGGGAATTCATCATCTCATCCGCTTACCGAAAGTGGGATTGATGAGAAGAAATATCAG AGTTCACGAAAGGGCAAGAAAATGAAACCATGTGACAGTGGCGAAGCACCAAAGGAAGTGGTACATGTTAGAGCCAGAAGGGGCCAAGCAACTGATAGTCATAGTATAGCAGAAAGG GTTAGAAGAGGAAAAATTAACGAGCGGTTGAGATGCTTGCAAGACATCGTGCCCGGGTGTTACAAG TCAATGGGCATGGCAGTAATGTTGGATGAGATAATTAACTATGTACAATCCTTGCAGAATCAAGTCGAG TTTCTTTCTTTGAAACTCACCGAAGCAAGCAGATTTCACAACTTAGATTCAGTTTTGACGCATATGGACCATTTTCAG ATGGGAAATGTAATCAACGGAGCGAAGATGCAAAGACCGGAGGAGAGAGAAGAGATTGGCCCGGTTGACCGGAGTTTTGGCTAA